A single Flavobacterium sp. 1 DNA region contains:
- a CDS encoding SRPBCC family protein: MATEIIVTTPDSEIVSSRIVNAPQKLVFRAWSEPEHLKNWWGPTGFTNTFNEFDFRVGGKWSFIMHDPEKGNYPNECEFIKIEKPSLIAWKRHSKPLFQVLATFEEVSDEKTKIVFKMLFNSGEECNKLKPFVIDKNEENFDKLEKELKAMCQ, translated from the coding sequence ATGGCAACAGAAATTATAGTAACTACTCCAGACAGTGAAATAGTTAGTTCCAGAATTGTAAATGCTCCTCAAAAACTTGTTTTTCGCGCATGGTCTGAACCAGAACATCTGAAAAATTGGTGGGGACCCACTGGTTTTACAAACACATTTAATGAGTTTGATTTCCGGGTAGGCGGAAAATGGAGTTTCATCATGCACGACCCAGAAAAAGGAAATTACCCAAATGAATGTGAGTTTATCAAAATAGAAAAACCTTCCCTAATCGCATGGAAACGCCATTCGAAACCATTATTTCAAGTACTGGCGACATTTGAAGAAGTCTCCGACGAAAAAACAAAAATTGTTTTTAAAATGCTTTTCAATTCAGGCGAAGAATGCAATAAGTTGAAACCATTTGTAATTGATAAAAATGAAGAGAACTTTGATAAACTTGAAAAGGAATTAAAAGCAATGTGCCAGTAA
- a CDS encoding MarR family winged helix-turn-helix transcriptional regulator has product MKIEDELKSTVEYSKSKQIVLNIMYTVNVITERFNDIIKPYDISGEQFNVLRILRGQKGCPANMCIIQDRMLAKTSNTTRLVDKLLLKDLVTRNVCPDNRRKIEVLITQKGLDLLAELDPKVKEHEDFFAKNLNNEELEQLNTLLEKYRTK; this is encoded by the coding sequence ATGAAGATTGAAGATGAATTAAAGAGCACTGTTGAATATAGCAAATCAAAACAGATCGTTTTGAACATAATGTACACTGTAAACGTAATTACAGAACGTTTTAATGACATCATAAAACCTTATGATATATCAGGAGAACAATTTAATGTATTACGTATATTAAGAGGCCAAAAAGGCTGTCCTGCCAATATGTGCATTATACAAGACAGAATGTTGGCCAAAACAAGTAACACAACGCGATTAGTAGATAAATTATTATTGAAAGATTTAGTTACCCGCAACGTTTGCCCAGATAATCGAAGAAAAATTGAAGTCTTAATTACCCAAAAAGGTCTAGATTTATTAGCCGAACTAGATCCTAAAGTAAAGGAACACGAAGATTTTTTTGCCAAAAATTTAAATAACGAAGAATTAGAACAACTGAACACATTACTAGAAAAATACAGAACCAAATAA
- a CDS encoding carboxypeptidase-like regulatory domain-containing protein, with the protein MTHKIKISIPKPCRENWLEMSVTEKGRFCSNCKKDVIDFTNSTDREILSAYNKSKNLCGQFRESQLDRNMIIPQKKSSIWMLVTTSVITFFGLGSQTAKAQESIKTEQTDKKQLNDSTAIEFKGESPYHGIVYDENKIPIPGVNVMIKGTKIITQTGFDGKFSISAKKRDILVFSYIGYNTIEFKLKNNPKIAVTIKATSVMMGEIVIIKED; encoded by the coding sequence ATGACTCACAAAATAAAAATCTCAATACCAAAACCTTGCCGTGAAAACTGGCTTGAAATGTCAGTAACAGAAAAAGGCAGATTTTGTTCCAATTGCAAAAAAGATGTTATTGATTTTACAAATTCAACAGACAGAGAAATACTTTCGGCTTATAATAAAAGTAAAAACTTATGCGGTCAGTTTAGGGAATCACAATTAGACAGAAATATGATTATTCCCCAAAAAAAAAGTTCTATTTGGATGTTGGTTACAACATCCGTAATTACTTTTTTTGGATTAGGAAGCCAAACCGCAAAAGCACAAGAATCGATTAAAACAGAACAGACAGACAAAAAACAACTGAATGATTCTACAGCTATTGAATTTAAAGGAGAATCACCCTATCATGGAATTGTTTATGATGAAAACAAGATTCCAATACCTGGAGTTAATGTGATGATTAAAGGAACCAAAATTATAACACAAACTGGCTTCGATGGAAAATTTTCAATAAGCGCAAAAAAAAGAGATATTTTAGTATTCTCTTATATTGGTTATAATACTATAGAATTTAAGCTTAAAAATAATCCTAAAATTGCTGTCACAATAAAAGCAACTTCTGTAATGATGGGAGAAATCGTCATAATAAAAGAGGATTAA
- the corA gene encoding magnesium/cobalt transporter CorA, translating into MRKIKYKKGKRLQPYTLEYTGLHKNKEIEMQLFVFDDCTVSEYENGTIDNLEKHIDLAKTNWLNIHGLNDVDLLKDVAAYFKIDNFMLADILNTTKRTKLEEEKDVLFFNIKSMLPSESSDDIKVEQISFLLKKGILISFQEKRSDFFTHIRERIRTNSGIVRTKKADYLLYILLDAIIGNFYITIEAEEDKIEDLIDCTKNSADPIILEKIEKHRDNFNFLKRSIIPLRDSLYDIKSIKEDNVFDEIESDNFSFFTRLHQKCLELLEQIESDMGSLESASNFFFAAQTHKMNEIMKTLTIISVIFIPLTFIVGVYGMNFDNMPELREPNGYYFVIGFMFLTVIGMVIYFKKRNWF; encoded by the coding sequence ATGAGAAAGATTAAATACAAGAAAGGGAAGAGACTACAGCCTTATACGCTCGAATATACCGGACTGCACAAAAATAAAGAGATTGAAATGCAATTGTTTGTTTTTGATGATTGTACGGTTTCTGAATACGAAAATGGAACTATTGATAATTTAGAAAAACATATTGATTTAGCCAAAACCAATTGGCTGAATATTCATGGTTTAAACGATGTTGATCTACTTAAAGATGTAGCTGCTTATTTTAAAATCGACAATTTTATGCTGGCGGATATTTTGAATACTACCAAAAGAACCAAGCTGGAAGAGGAAAAAGATGTTTTGTTTTTTAATATAAAATCAATGTTGCCGTCGGAAAGTTCGGATGATATTAAGGTAGAGCAAATTAGTTTTTTGTTAAAAAAAGGAATTCTGATTTCTTTTCAGGAAAAAAGGAGTGATTTTTTTACTCACATTCGTGAACGCATTCGAACCAATTCCGGAATTGTAAGAACCAAGAAAGCTGACTATTTATTGTATATTCTGCTGGATGCCATTATAGGTAATTTTTATATTACGATTGAAGCCGAAGAGGATAAAATAGAAGATTTGATAGACTGTACCAAAAATAGTGCTGACCCCATTATTTTGGAAAAAATTGAAAAGCACAGAGATAATTTTAATTTTTTAAAGCGCTCTATTATACCGCTTCGGGATTCTTTGTATGATATTAAAAGTATTAAAGAGGATAATGTATTTGATGAAATTGAATCGGATAATTTTAGTTTTTTTACCCGTCTGCATCAAAAATGTTTAGAACTTTTGGAGCAAATAGAATCGGATATGGGTTCATTGGAAAGTGCGTCTAATTTCTTTTTTGCAGCGCAGACGCATAAAATGAATGAGATCATGAAAACGCTGACTATTATCTCGGTCATATTCATTCCGTTAACATTTATTGTAGGAGTTTATGGGATGAATTTTGATAATATGCCAGAACTGCGGGAACCAAATGGCTATTATTTTGTAATTGGCTTCATGTTTTTGACAGTGATTGGCATGGTTATTTACTTTAAGAAAAGAAATTGGTTTTAA
- a CDS encoding anthranilate synthase component I family protein: protein MKTYKLQTNYKQILADTITPVSIYFKIRDKFPNSLLLESSDYHGNDNSFSYICCNPIASIKIENEIISKNYPDGTSETITIDAKTDIPQIIQNFSGQFKSDKTDFKFINNGLFGYISYDAVRYFEKVTIAKKENSNSIPDVYYAVYQNIIAINHFKNEAYIFCHNLDGKNNISEIEQLLQSRNIASYKFSKEGEGFSNLTDEEFKQNVALAKKHCFRGDVFQLVLSRRFTQGFKGDEFNVYRALRSINPSPYLFFFDYGDFKIFGSSPEAQIIVKNRKAEIHPIAGTFKRTGDDEKDAVLAKKLSEDKKENSEHVMLVDLARNDLSRHGHGVEVEKYREIQFFSHVIHLVSKVTGHLHEKATTMQVVADTFPAGTLSGAPKHRAMQLIEDYEKTNRNFYGGAIGFMDFEGNFNHAIMIRTFLSKNHQLHSQAGAGIVASSDEESEMQEVYNKLLALNKALDLAETI, encoded by the coding sequence ATGAAAACCTATAAATTACAAACTAACTACAAACAAATCCTAGCCGATACGATTACTCCGGTGAGCATTTATTTTAAAATAAGAGATAAATTCCCAAATAGTCTATTACTGGAAAGCAGCGATTATCACGGAAACGACAATAGCTTTTCCTATATCTGCTGCAATCCGATTGCTTCAATAAAAATAGAAAACGAAATCATCTCCAAAAACTACCCTGACGGAACATCTGAAACTATTACTATCGATGCAAAAACTGATATTCCTCAAATCATCCAAAATTTTTCAGGTCAGTTTAAATCCGACAAAACCGATTTCAAATTCATTAACAATGGTTTATTTGGTTACATTTCGTATGATGCTGTTCGTTATTTCGAAAAAGTAACCATAGCCAAAAAAGAAAACAGCAATTCTATTCCCGATGTGTATTATGCAGTTTACCAAAACATTATTGCCATCAACCATTTCAAAAACGAAGCCTATATTTTCTGCCACAACCTTGACGGAAAAAACAATATCTCCGAAATTGAACAACTGTTACAATCCAGAAACATTGCTTCCTATAAATTCTCCAAAGAAGGTGAAGGTTTTTCGAACCTAACCGATGAAGAATTCAAACAAAATGTGGCTTTGGCCAAAAAGCACTGTTTCCGTGGCGATGTGTTTCAATTAGTATTATCCAGAAGATTTACACAAGGATTCAAAGGCGACGAGTTCAATGTTTATAGAGCCTTAAGAAGCATCAATCCATCCCCTTACCTATTCTTTTTTGATTATGGCGATTTCAAAATATTTGGTTCGTCACCCGAAGCCCAAATTATAGTCAAAAACCGCAAGGCCGAAATTCACCCAATTGCAGGAACATTCAAACGAACCGGTGATGACGAAAAAGATGCCGTACTTGCCAAAAAATTATCAGAAGACAAAAAAGAAAATAGTGAGCATGTGATGTTAGTAGATTTGGCTCGAAATGATTTAAGCCGTCATGGACATGGTGTAGAAGTGGAAAAATACAGAGAAATTCAGTTTTTCTCTCACGTTATCCATTTGGTTTCCAAAGTAACGGGTCATTTACACGAAAAAGCAACAACTATGCAGGTCGTAGCCGATACTTTTCCAGCAGGAACTTTGAGCGGAGCACCAAAACACAGAGCGATGCAGTTGATTGAAGATTACGAAAAAACAAACCGTAATTTTTATGGAGGTGCCATTGGTTTTATGGATTTTGAAGGTAACTTTAACCACGCTATTATGATTCGAACTTTCCTGAGCAAAAACCACCAATTACATTCCCAAGCCGGTGCCGGAATCGTAGCTAGTTCAGACGAAGAAAGCGAAATGCAGGAGGTTTACAATAAACTACTCGCTTTGAATAAAGCTTTGGATTTAGCCGAAACGATATAA
- the dnaK gene encoding molecular chaperone DnaK, translated as MGKIIGIDLGTTNSCVSVMEGNEAVVIPNAEGKRTTPSIIAFVEGGEIKVGDPAKRQAVTNPTKTIASIKRFMGHSFAEITEEAKRVPYSVVKGDNNTPRVDIDGRLYTAQELSAMTLQKMKKTAEDYLGQTVTEAVITVPAYFNDAQRQATKEAGEIAGLKVMRIINEPTAAALAYGLDKKGTDQKIAVYDLGGGTFDISVLELGDGVFEVLSTDGDTHLGGDDFDHEIIDWLADEFKAEEGIDLRLDPMSLQRIKEAAEKAKIELSSSAETEINLPYVTATASGPKHLVKKLSRAQFEKLTDSLVKRSMAPVAKALKNAGLSVSDIDEVILVGGSTRIPRIVEEVEKFFGKKASKGVNPDEVVAIGAAIQGGVLSGDVKDVLLLDVTPLSLGIETMGGVMTILIEANTTIPTKKSQVFSTASDSQPSVELHVLQGARAMAVDNKTIGRFHLDGIPPAPRGVPQIEVAFDIDANGIIKVTATDKGTGKSHDIRIEASSGLTSEEIERMKQDAEANAESDKIARERAEKLNEADGMIFQTESQLKELGAKLSDDNKVAIEYALTELRMAHQSQDIPAIQTALDNINAAWKKATEAMYAQGEQGQQAAEPQAQSQGDNVEDVEFEEVK; from the coding sequence ATGGGTAAAATAATCGGAATTGATTTAGGTACTACAAACTCTTGTGTTTCTGTAATGGAAGGTAATGAAGCAGTTGTTATTCCTAATGCGGAAGGAAAAAGAACTACACCATCTATCATCGCTTTTGTTGAAGGTGGAGAAATTAAAGTGGGAGATCCTGCTAAAAGACAAGCAGTAACTAATCCAACTAAGACTATTGCTTCTATCAAACGTTTTATGGGACATTCTTTTGCTGAAATCACTGAGGAAGCAAAAAGAGTTCCTTATTCAGTAGTAAAAGGGGACAACAATACTCCACGTGTGGATATTGATGGTCGTTTGTATACTGCACAAGAATTGTCAGCTATGACACTTCAAAAAATGAAAAAAACTGCTGAAGACTATTTAGGTCAAACAGTTACTGAAGCGGTTATTACTGTTCCTGCTTACTTTAATGATGCACAACGTCAAGCTACAAAAGAAGCTGGTGAGATTGCAGGTCTTAAAGTTATGCGTATCATCAACGAACCAACTGCTGCTGCTTTGGCTTACGGTTTGGATAAAAAAGGAACTGATCAAAAAATTGCTGTTTACGATTTAGGTGGAGGTACTTTTGATATCTCTGTTCTTGAATTAGGAGACGGAGTTTTCGAAGTATTGTCTACTGATGGAGACACTCACTTAGGAGGAGATGATTTTGACCACGAAATTATTGACTGGTTAGCTGACGAATTTAAAGCTGAAGAAGGTATAGATTTGCGTCTTGACCCAATGTCATTGCAACGTATCAAAGAAGCTGCTGAGAAAGCTAAAATTGAATTGTCATCTTCTGCAGAAACTGAAATCAACTTACCATACGTAACTGCTACAGCTTCTGGACCAAAACACTTAGTTAAAAAATTATCCAGAGCTCAATTTGAAAAATTAACTGATTCATTAGTGAAACGTTCTATGGCACCAGTTGCTAAAGCGTTGAAAAATGCTGGTTTATCTGTTTCTGATATTGACGAAGTTATCTTAGTTGGTGGTTCTACACGTATCCCAAGAATTGTTGAAGAAGTTGAAAAATTCTTTGGAAAAAAAGCATCTAAAGGAGTTAACCCTGATGAAGTTGTTGCAATTGGAGCAGCTATTCAAGGTGGAGTTCTTTCTGGAGATGTAAAAGATGTATTGTTACTTGACGTTACTCCTTTATCTTTAGGTATCGAAACTATGGGTGGTGTTATGACTATATTAATTGAGGCTAACACAACTATCCCAACTAAAAAATCTCAAGTATTCTCTACTGCTTCTGATTCTCAGCCATCTGTTGAACTACACGTTCTTCAAGGAGCCAGAGCAATGGCTGTTGATAACAAAACTATCGGTCGTTTCCACTTAGACGGTATCCCGCCAGCACCAAGAGGAGTTCCTCAAATCGAAGTTGCTTTTGACATAGATGCTAATGGTATCATCAAAGTGACTGCTACAGACAAAGGAACTGGTAAATCTCACGACATTCGTATCGAAGCTTCTTCTGGATTAACTTCTGAAGAAATCGAAAGAATGAAACAAGATGCTGAAGCTAACGCTGAATCTGACAAAATTGCAAGAGAAAGAGCTGAAAAATTGAACGAAGCTGATGGAATGATCTTCCAAACTGAGTCTCAATTGAAAGAACTTGGAGCTAAATTATCTGATGATAACAAAGTAGCTATCGAGTATGCATTGACTGAATTGAGAATGGCTCACCAATCTCAAGACATTCCTGCAATTCAAACTGCTCTTGACAACATCAACGCAGCTTGGAAAAAAGCTACTGAAGCAATGTACGCTCAAGGAGAACAAGGTCAACAAGCAGCTGAGCCACAAGCTCAATCGCAAGGAGATAATGTTGAAGACGTTGAATTCGAAGAGGTAAAATAA
- a CDS encoding aminodeoxychorismate/anthranilate synthase component II, whose protein sequence is MKKILVIDNYDSFTYNLVHYLEDLDCEVTVYRNDEFDIDEIAIFDKILLSPGPGIPDEAGLLKAVISKYAPTKSILGVCLGQQAIGEVFGGTLSNLDKVYHGVATPVKTVVDDELLFEGLGNEFEVGRYHSWVVDANLPDVLEATSFDENGQVMSLRHKTYDVRGVQFHPESVLTPNGKKILENWLKN, encoded by the coding sequence ATGAAAAAGATACTAGTCATAGACAATTACGATAGTTTCACTTATAATTTAGTGCATTATCTCGAAGATTTAGATTGCGAAGTAACCGTTTATAGAAATGATGAATTTGATATTGACGAAATTGCTATTTTTGATAAAATTCTGCTTTCACCGGGACCAGGAATCCCAGACGAAGCGGGTTTATTGAAAGCTGTAATTAGTAAATATGCCCCAACGAAAAGTATTCTTGGCGTTTGCCTTGGACAACAAGCCATCGGAGAAGTTTTTGGAGGAACACTTTCTAACTTAGATAAAGTGTATCATGGAGTTGCAACACCAGTAAAAACAGTAGTTGACGATGAGCTTTTATTCGAAGGCTTAGGAAATGAATTTGAAGTGGGACGTTACCATTCTTGGGTAGTTGATGCTAACTTGCCCGATGTATTGGAAGCCACTTCTTTTGACGAAAACGGTCAGGTAATGTCGTTAAGACACAAAACATACGATGTAAGAGGTGTCCAATTTCATCCCGAAAGCGTATTGACGCCAAACGGGAAAAAGATTTTAGAAAACTGGTTGAAAAATTAA
- the pta gene encoding phosphate acetyltransferase yields the protein MKKAIYIATIEENCGKTIITLGLLRMLLGKTAKVGYFRPIIEDYEKGKKDTHIEMVISHFDLDIEYEDAYAITKSKLIKKKNNGKLGEVVDLIIEKYKKLEDRFDFILVEGTSFTGEGTVIELDMNVLIAKNLGVPTIIVGSGEGKTLDELIDNLNLAHNSFKIKEVEVLAVIANKVQPENLDLVTTSLQKSLPSSVLVNSIPLIGSLNNPTIHEIVEVLNAEILFGHEYLNNQIGSYSIGAMQLCNYLLHLKENGLIITPGDRADIILGALQANESANYPSVSGIVLTGNIIPEDSIMKLIEGLSSVVPIITVEGGTYHIANKIGNIKSKIYPDNLQKIETSINTFDKYVDLDVLIDKFNAFEAEGMTPKMFQYNLVKRAKAHRKHIVLPEGSDERIIIAAARLQAMDVVDLSIIGNKKQIESKVAELGLELDFSRIPIINPIESELYEDYVNTYYELRKAKNVTLGMARDLMEDVSYFGTMMVYKGHADGMVSGAAHTTQHTILPALQFIKTKPNSSVVSSIFFMCLEDRVSIFGDCAINPNPTAEQLAEIAISSADSSIGFGIEPKIAMLSYSSGSSGKGDEVDKVRAATEIVKQKRPDLKIEGPIQYDAAVDLEVGQSKMPNSEVAGHASVLIFPDLNTGNNTYKAVQRETGALAIGPMLQGLNKPVNDLSRGCTIDDIINTVVITAIQAQGL from the coding sequence ATGAAGAAAGCTATATATATCGCAACTATTGAAGAGAATTGTGGCAAGACAATAATTACTTTAGGGTTATTGAGAATGCTTTTGGGAAAGACCGCAAAAGTGGGCTATTTCAGACCTATTATTGAAGATTATGAAAAGGGAAAAAAAGATACGCATATCGAAATGGTTATTTCGCATTTTGATCTTGATATTGAATATGAGGATGCTTATGCCATTACCAAAAGTAAATTAATCAAGAAAAAAAACAATGGCAAATTAGGAGAAGTTGTTGATTTGATTATTGAAAAATATAAAAAACTGGAAGACCGTTTTGATTTTATTTTGGTCGAAGGAACCAGTTTTACAGGTGAAGGGACAGTCATTGAGCTGGATATGAATGTTTTGATTGCTAAAAATCTAGGTGTTCCTACTATTATTGTTGGCTCAGGAGAAGGAAAAACTCTAGATGAATTAATTGATAATTTAAATCTTGCTCATAATTCCTTTAAAATTAAGGAGGTTGAAGTATTGGCTGTAATTGCCAATAAAGTACAGCCGGAGAATTTGGATTTAGTTACTACCAGTCTGCAAAAAAGCCTGCCATCATCAGTTCTTGTAAATTCGATACCATTAATTGGAAGTTTAAACAATCCTACTATACATGAAATTGTCGAAGTATTGAATGCCGAAATACTATTTGGGCATGAATATCTGAATAATCAAATAGGAAGCTACAGTATTGGAGCAATGCAATTATGCAATTACTTACTGCATCTGAAAGAAAATGGGCTTATTATCACACCAGGTGACAGAGCCGATATTATTCTGGGAGCATTGCAGGCAAATGAGTCGGCCAATTATCCATCAGTTTCTGGAATTGTATTGACTGGAAATATTATTCCGGAGGACAGTATTATGAAACTGATAGAAGGACTTTCATCTGTAGTGCCAATTATTACCGTAGAAGGAGGTACTTATCATATTGCGAATAAAATAGGGAATATTAAATCTAAAATCTACCCTGATAACCTGCAAAAAATTGAGACATCGATCAATACGTTTGATAAATATGTAGATTTAGATGTTTTGATCGATAAGTTTAATGCTTTTGAAGCAGAAGGAATGACGCCAAAAATGTTTCAGTATAATTTGGTAAAAAGAGCCAAAGCACATAGAAAACATATCGTTTTGCCCGAAGGAAGCGATGAAAGAATTATCATAGCTGCTGCCCGTTTGCAAGCTATGGATGTTGTAGATCTTTCCATTATTGGAAACAAAAAACAAATTGAAAGCAAAGTAGCTGAATTAGGATTAGAGTTAGATTTTTCAAGAATACCAATTATAAATCCAATAGAATCAGAGCTGTATGAGGATTATGTAAATACTTATTATGAGCTGCGAAAAGCCAAAAATGTGACGCTTGGAATGGCAAGAGATTTAATGGAAGATGTCTCTTATTTTGGAACGATGATGGTGTACAAAGGCCATGCTGACGGAATGGTTTCTGGAGCGGCACATACTACGCAGCATACTATTTTGCCTGCATTACAATTTATTAAAACCAAACCAAACTCTTCTGTAGTGTCTTCTATATTTTTCATGTGCTTGGAAGATCGCGTTTCTATTTTTGGAGATTGTGCGATTAATCCAAATCCTACTGCTGAGCAATTGGCAGAAATCGCAATTTCATCTGCTGATTCCAGTATTGGTTTTGGAATAGAACCAAAAATAGCCATGTTATCGTATTCATCTGGCTCATCTGGAAAAGGTGATGAAGTGGATAAAGTAAGAGCAGCAACCGAAATTGTGAAACAAAAACGCCCAGATCTCAAAATTGAAGGTCCAATTCAATATGATGCTGCTGTCGATTTGGAAGTAGGACAAAGCAAAATGCCAAATTCTGAAGTGGCAGGTCACGCCAGTGTATTAATTTTCCCTGATCTAAACACTGGAAACAACACTTACAAAGCAGTACAGAGAGAAACTGGAGCATTAGCAATTGGGCCAATGCTGCAAGGATTAAATAAACCTGTAAATGATTTAAGCCGTGGCTGCACAATAGATGATATTATTAACACTGTCGTGATTACGGCAATTCAAGCGCAAGGATTGTAA
- a CDS encoding cytochrome c family protein, whose protein sequence is MKTVKIHLILSCFFIFSLLSCNQQKEQKIEQTVNVQPEIVLDLVDLQSKNKLGKDTVVTIVNDPVYHKTKKYQAVNALELLKNEIDLSKVDIKNTLIIFECIDGYKPEMPLELFLKTNPFLAFKDVDAPKGSNWEKIIKNGNEMNADPFYLVYTSVSADNQEYKWPYNVIKFRFESKNKNIKALQPKDDEKAMKGFALFQKQCITCHAINGIGGEMGPELNYPKNITEYWKENELVDYIVDPASFRHKVKMPTLGITRQESQEIVDYLKYMSEHKK, encoded by the coding sequence ATGAAAACAGTCAAAATCCATCTTATACTCTCATGCTTTTTTATTTTTAGCCTTCTTTCCTGTAATCAACAGAAGGAGCAAAAAATAGAGCAGACAGTTAATGTCCAACCTGAAATAGTCTTGGATTTGGTGGATTTGCAATCAAAAAACAAACTGGGAAAAGACACTGTTGTCACTATTGTAAATGACCCCGTTTATCATAAAACAAAGAAATACCAAGCCGTAAACGCATTAGAACTTTTAAAAAATGAAATTGATTTATCAAAAGTTGACATAAAAAACACATTAATAATTTTCGAATGCATCGATGGCTATAAACCTGAAATGCCTCTTGAATTATTTTTAAAAACAAACCCTTTTTTGGCTTTTAAAGATGTTGATGCACCTAAAGGTTCCAATTGGGAAAAGATTATCAAAAACGGAAACGAGATGAATGCCGACCCATTTTATTTGGTTTACACATCAGTTTCTGCAGATAATCAGGAATACAAATGGCCTTACAACGTTATCAAATTTCGCTTTGAATCGAAAAATAAAAACATCAAAGCCTTACAGCCAAAAGATGATGAGAAAGCAATGAAAGGATTTGCATTATTCCAGAAACAATGCATTACGTGCCACGCCATAAACGGAATCGGGGGAGAAATGGGACCTGAATTAAATTATCCCAAAAATATTACTGAATATTGGAAAGAAAACGAATTGGTCGATTATATCGTAGATCCAGCTTCTTTCAGACACAAAGTAAAAATGCCGACATTGGGAATCACAAGACAAGAATCTCAGGAAATTGTTGATTATTTAAAATACATGTCAGAACATAAAAAGTGA
- a CDS encoding YceI family protein, whose amino-acid sequence MSKLKSLSLVLLILFSFHKGSAQTSKIDAAKSSINWVGKKITGEHEGNIKFKDGYLVFKDNKLAGGSFTADMTSLSNTDQTGSSKQKLEGHLKSEDFFNTTNYATSTLVFKNIASKGNNTYLVTADLTIKGIINSIQFDLVIVGKNKATASLNINRTKYDIKYGSGSYFDDLGDKTIYDDFELNVVLVF is encoded by the coding sequence ATGAGCAAATTAAAATCCCTTAGCCTTGTTTTACTGATTCTATTTTCCTTTCACAAAGGAAGTGCACAAACGTCTAAAATTGATGCAGCAAAGAGCAGCATTAATTGGGTAGGAAAAAAAATAACGGGTGAACATGAAGGAAACATCAAATTTAAGGATGGTTATCTTGTTTTTAAAGACAATAAATTAGCAGGAGGAAGCTTTACTGCAGATATGACGAGCTTATCTAATACTGATCAAACAGGCAGTTCTAAACAAAAACTGGAAGGTCATTTAAAATCAGAAGATTTTTTCAACACTACAAATTACGCCACTTCGACATTAGTCTTTAAAAATATTGCAAGTAAAGGAAACAACACCTACCTCGTGACTGCAGACTTAACCATCAAAGGAATTATCAACTCAATACAATTTGATTTGGTTATTGTTGGAAAAAACAAAGCTACTGCTTCATTAAATATTAATAGAACCAAATATGACATTAAATATGGTTCAGGCAGTTATTTTGATGATTTAGGAGATAAAACAATTTATGATGATTTTGAATTAAACGTAGTTTTAGTGTTTTAA
- a CDS encoding NAD(P)H-dependent oxidoreductase, whose amino-acid sequence MSNFLNNQNWRYATKKFDATKKVSAEDLNTLKEAIRLSSSSYGLQPYKVIIVENPELRAQLQPAAWGQSQIIDASHLFIFANDTNIGDEAIDEFLNAISVERETPLEALAGYGDFMKSKISTLEPAIKNVWTSKQTYLALGNLLNAAAELKIDVTPMEGFVPAQVNEILGLDKLNLNASLIATIGYRHEEDTTQFYKKVRKSQEDLFITL is encoded by the coding sequence ATGAGTAATTTTTTGAACAATCAAAATTGGAGATACGCAACAAAGAAATTTGATGCCACTAAAAAAGTTTCAGCAGAAGACTTAAACACATTGAAAGAAGCTATTCGATTGAGTTCTTCTTCATACGGATTACAGCCTTATAAAGTAATCATTGTAGAAAATCCAGAATTAAGAGCACAGCTACAGCCAGCAGCTTGGGGACAATCACAAATAATAGATGCTTCGCATTTATTCATTTTTGCAAATGATACAAATATTGGAGATGAAGCTATTGACGAGTTTTTAAATGCTATTAGCGTTGAAAGAGAAACTCCTCTTGAAGCATTGGCTGGATATGGTGATTTTATGAAATCTAAAATCTCAACTTTGGAACCTGCAATCAAAAATGTTTGGACATCAAAACAAACGTATTTAGCATTAGGAAACTTACTAAATGCCGCGGCCGAACTAAAAATTGACGTAACTCCAATGGAAGGTTTTGTACCTGCTCAAGTAAACGAAATATTAGGTTTAGACAAACTAAATCTTAATGCCTCTCTTATTGCAACAATTGGATACCGTCATGAAGAAGACACTACTCAATTTTACAAAAAAGTTAGAAAATCACAAGAAGACTTATTTATCACTTTATAA